Proteins encoded together in one Phalacrocorax aristotelis chromosome 7, bGulAri2.1, whole genome shotgun sequence window:
- the OPA1 gene encoding dynamin-like GTPase OPA1, mitochondrial isoform X3, whose protein sequence is MWRTRVAAACVICRSLANSSYGIKRKSPLQNLHLISRSIHHPYYPSSKFQRSPLRISVQLFSSLNRLPLRKTKLLDVKYGYQSHRNFWLARLASRLLKLRYLILGSAVGGGYTAKKTYDQWKDMMPDLDEYKWIVPDFIWELDEHLDFEKIIKALPDADDLAKLLPDFDKIGESFTSLKGFFSPGYNLVSEVIGASDLLLLLGSPGETAFRATDQGYDNDKEYKKVSDKEKIDQLQEELLRTQLKYQRMLERLEKENKELRKLVLQRDDKGIHQRKLKKSLIDMYSEVLDILSDYDASYNTQDHLPRVVVVGDQSAGKTSVLEMIAQARIFPRGSGEMMTRSPVKVTLSEGPHHVALFKDSSREFDLTKEEDLAALRNEIEIRMRNSVKEGCTVSTETISLSVKGPGLQRMVLVDLPGVISTVTSGMAPDTKETIFSISKAYMQNPNAIILCIQDGSVDAERSIVTDLVSQMDPQGKRTIFVLTKVDLAEKNTASPSRIQQIIEGKLFPMKALGYFAVVTGKGNSSESIESIKEYEEEFFQNSKLLKTCMLKAHQVTTKNLSLAVSDCFWKMVRESVEQQADAFKATRFNLETEWKNNYPRLRELDRNELFEKAKNEILDEVISLTQVTPKHWEEILQKTLWERVSTHVIENIYLPAAQTMNSGTFNTTVDIKLKQWTDKQLPNKAVEVAWETLQEEFSRFMTEQKGKEHDDIFDKLKQAVKEETIKRHKWNERAEDSLRVIQHNALEDRSISDKQQWDAAIHFMEETLQSRLKDTESVIEDMVGPDWKKRWLYWIGRTKEQNIRNETRNELEKLIKCNEEHAAYLANDEVTTVRKNLEARGVTVDSCLIKDTWHQIYRRYFLKTALNHCNLCRRGFYYYQRHFVDSELECNDIVLFWRIQRMLAITANTLRQQLTNTEVRRLEKNVKEVLEDFAEDNEKKVKLLTGKRVQLAEDLKKVREIQEKLEAFIEALHQEK, encoded by the exons ATGTGGCGGACGCGGGTGGCGGCGGCTTG TGTCATCTGCCGGAGTCTAGCAAATAGCAGCtatggaataaaaagaaaatcaccacTTCAAAACTTGCATCTTATTTCCCGAAGTATACATCATCCCTACTACCCAAGTTCAAAATTTCAAAGATCTCCGTTAAGGATATCAGTTCAGCTGTTCTCTTCTCTTAATCGTCTTCCCCTACgtaaaacaaaacttttagaTGTAAAATATGGATACCAGTCCCACAGGAACTTTTGGCTAGCAAGACTAGCATCAAGGCTACTCAAACTTCGCTATCTTATATTAGGATCTGCTGTAGGTGGTGGTTATACAGCTAAGAAG ACATATGATCAGTGGAAGGACATGATGCCAGATCTCGATGAATATAAGTGGATTGTTCCTGACTTCATTTGGGAGCTTGATGAACATCTTGACTTCG AAAAAATTATCAAAGCCCTCCCTGATGCAGATGACCTTGCCAAACTTCTGCCTGACTTTGACAAGATTGGAGAAAGCTTCACTTCActcaaaggatttttttctcctg GTTACAATTTGGTTAGTGAAGTCATAGGAGCTTCTGATCTACTTCTGTTGTTAG GTTCTCCAGGAGAAACAGCATTCAGAGCTACTGACCAGGGGTATGACAATGACAAAGAGTACAAGAAG gtTTCTGACAAAGAGAAGATTGATCAACTTCAGGAAGAACTTCTGCGCACTCAG CTCAAATACCAAAGAATGCTTGAGCGATTAGAGAAGGAGAACAAAGAATTAAGGAAATTGGTACTGCAAAGAGATGACAAGGGAATTCATCAGAGGAAGTTAAAG AAATCCTTGATTGATATGTATTCTGAAGTACTTGACATCCTGTCTGATTATGACGCCAGTTATAACACTCAAGATCACCTACCTCGA GTGGTGGTGGTTGGAGATCAAAGTGCAGGAAAAACCAGTGTGTTAGAAATGATCGCCCAAGCCCGAATATTCCCTCGAGGGTCTGGGGAGATGATGACACGTTCCCCTGTTAAG GTAACTCTTAGTGAAGGTCCCCACCATGTGGCTTTATTCAAAGATAGCTCTCGGGAGTTTGATCTGACAAAGGAAGAGGAT CTTGCAGCTTTGAGAAATGAAATAGAAATCAGAATGAGAAATAGCGTGAAGGAAGGGTGCACTGTTAGCACTGAG ACCATCTCCTTAAGTGTGAAAGGCCCTGGTTTGCAGAGAATGGTATTGGTTGATTTACCTGGAGTCATTAGT ACTGTGACATCTGGTATGGCTCCAGATACGAAAGAAACGATCTTCAGCATCAGCAAGGCCTACATGCAGAATCCTAATGCCATCATCCTTTGTATTCAAG ATGGGTCAGTGGATGCAGAACGCAGTATTGTCACAGACTTAGTCAGCCAAATGGATCCCCAAGGAAAAAGGACGATTTTTGTGTTGACTAAAGTTGATCTTGCTGAGAAAAATACGGCTAGCCCAAGCAGA atcCAGCAAATAATTGAAGGCAAACTCTTCCCAATGAAAGCTTTGGgttattttgctgttgttacTGGAAAAG gaaacagcagtgaaagcATTGAATCGATTAAAGAATATGAAGAGgaattttttcaaaattcaaagCTGTTAAA GACATGTATGCTGAAGGCACACCAGGTAACAACAAAGAACTTAAGTCTTGCTGTGTCAGATTGCTTTTGGAAAATGGTGAGAGAGTCTGTGGAACAGCAAGCAGATGCTTTTAAAG CCACACGTTTCAATCTTGAGACTGAATGGAAGAACAATTACCCCCGGTTGCGAGAGCTTGACAGG AATGAACtgtttgaaaaagcaaagaatgagATTCTTGATGAAGTCATAAGTTTGACTCAGGTGACACCAAAGCACTG GGAGGAGATTCTTCAGAAAACTTTATGGGAGAGGGTATCTACTCATGTGATTGAGAATATCTACCTTCCAGCAGCACAGACTATGAACTCAGGGACATTTAACACCACTGTGGACATCAAATTGAAGCAGTGGACTGACAAGCAACTGCCTAATAAAGCAGTAGAG GTGGCATGGGAGACTTTGCAAGAAGAATTCTCCCGTTTCATGacagaacaaaaaggaaaagaacatgaTGATATCTTTGATAAACTGAAACAAGCTGTCAAAGAAGAAACTATTAAACGACACAAATGGAATGAGAGAGCGGAGGATAGCCTG CGAGTGATCCAGCACAATGCCTTAGAAGATCGGTCAATATCTGATAAGCAGCAGTGGGATGCAGCTATTCATTTCATGGAAGAGACTCTCCAAAGTCGTCTCAAAGACA cTGAATCTGTTATTGAAGATATGGTGGGTccagactggaaaaaaaggtggTTATACTGGATAGGCCGCACCAAAGAAcag AATATTCGTAACGAAACAAGAAATGAACTTGAGAAATTAATCAAATGCAATGAAGAACATGCAGCTTATCTGGCAAATGATGAAGTGACGACTGTCAGAAAGAATCTTGAAGCAAGAGGAGTAACAGTGGACTCATGTCTG ATTAAAGACACATGGCACCAAATTTATAGAAGGTACTTCCTGAAGACTGCTTTGAACCACTGCAATCTATGTCGAAGAGGCTTCTATTATTATCAGAGGCATTTTGTGGACTCAGAG CTCGAATGTAATGATATTGTCCTCTTCTGGCGAATACAGCGAATGCTGGCAATTACAGCAAATACGCTGAGGCAGCAGCTTACCAACACTGAAG tAAGGCGCTTGGAGAAGAATGTAAAGGAAGTGCTTGAAGATTTTGCTGAAGACAATGAAAAAAAGGTGAAGCTCCTAACTGGCAAGAGGGTCCAGCTGGCAGAGGATCTCA
- the OPA1 gene encoding dynamin-like GTPase OPA1, mitochondrial isoform X1 produces the protein MWRTRVAAACVICRSLANSSYGIKRKSPLQNLHLISRSIHHPYYPSSKFQRSPLRISVQLFSSLNRLPLRKTKLLDVKYGYQSHRNFWLARLASRLLKLRYLILGSAVGGGYTAKKTYDQWKDMMPDLDEYKWIVPDFIWELDEHLDFEKIIKALPDADDLAKLLPDFDKIGESFTSLKGFFSPGYNLVSEVIGASDLLLLLGSPGETAFRATDQGYDNDKEYKKGLLGELILLQQQIQQHEEEARRAAGQYNMGPSQQKRKVSDKEKIDQLQEELLRTQLKYQRMLERLEKENKELRKLVLQRDDKGIHQRKLKKSLIDMYSEVLDILSDYDASYNTQDHLPRVVVVGDQSAGKTSVLEMIAQARIFPRGSGEMMTRSPVKVTLSEGPHHVALFKDSSREFDLTKEEDLAALRNEIEIRMRNSVKEGCTVSTETISLSVKGPGLQRMVLVDLPGVISTVTSGMAPDTKETIFSISKAYMQNPNAIILCIQDGSVDAERSIVTDLVSQMDPQGKRTIFVLTKVDLAEKNTASPSRIQQIIEGKLFPMKALGYFAVVTGKGNSSESIESIKEYEEEFFQNSKLLKTCMLKAHQVTTKNLSLAVSDCFWKMVRESVEQQADAFKATRFNLETEWKNNYPRLRELDRNELFEKAKNEILDEVISLTQVTPKHWEEILQKTLWERVSTHVIENIYLPAAQTMNSGTFNTTVDIKLKQWTDKQLPNKAVEVAWETLQEEFSRFMTEQKGKEHDDIFDKLKQAVKEETIKRHKWNERAEDSLRVIQHNALEDRSISDKQQWDAAIHFMEETLQSRLKDTESVIEDMVGPDWKKRWLYWIGRTKEQNIRNETRNELEKLIKCNEEHAAYLANDEVTTVRKNLEARGVTVDSCLIKDTWHQIYRRYFLKTALNHCNLCRRGFYYYQRHFVDSELECNDIVLFWRIQRMLAITANTLRQQLTNTEVRRLEKNVKEVLEDFAEDNEKKVKLLTGKRVQLAEDLKKVREIQEKLEAFIEALHQEK, from the exons ATGTGGCGGACGCGGGTGGCGGCGGCTTG TGTCATCTGCCGGAGTCTAGCAAATAGCAGCtatggaataaaaagaaaatcaccacTTCAAAACTTGCATCTTATTTCCCGAAGTATACATCATCCCTACTACCCAAGTTCAAAATTTCAAAGATCTCCGTTAAGGATATCAGTTCAGCTGTTCTCTTCTCTTAATCGTCTTCCCCTACgtaaaacaaaacttttagaTGTAAAATATGGATACCAGTCCCACAGGAACTTTTGGCTAGCAAGACTAGCATCAAGGCTACTCAAACTTCGCTATCTTATATTAGGATCTGCTGTAGGTGGTGGTTATACAGCTAAGAAG ACATATGATCAGTGGAAGGACATGATGCCAGATCTCGATGAATATAAGTGGATTGTTCCTGACTTCATTTGGGAGCTTGATGAACATCTTGACTTCG AAAAAATTATCAAAGCCCTCCCTGATGCAGATGACCTTGCCAAACTTCTGCCTGACTTTGACAAGATTGGAGAAAGCTTCACTTCActcaaaggatttttttctcctg GTTACAATTTGGTTAGTGAAGTCATAGGAGCTTCTGATCTACTTCTGTTGTTAG GTTCTCCAGGAGAAACAGCATTCAGAGCTACTGACCAGGGGTATGACAATGACAAAGAGTACAAGAAG GGCCTGCTTGGTGAACTCATTCTGTTACAACAACAAATCCAGCAGCATGAAGAGGAAGCACGCAGAGCCGCTGGCCAATATAACATGGGCCCTTCCCAGCAGAAGCGAAAG gtTTCTGACAAAGAGAAGATTGATCAACTTCAGGAAGAACTTCTGCGCACTCAG CTCAAATACCAAAGAATGCTTGAGCGATTAGAGAAGGAGAACAAAGAATTAAGGAAATTGGTACTGCAAAGAGATGACAAGGGAATTCATCAGAGGAAGTTAAAG AAATCCTTGATTGATATGTATTCTGAAGTACTTGACATCCTGTCTGATTATGACGCCAGTTATAACACTCAAGATCACCTACCTCGA GTGGTGGTGGTTGGAGATCAAAGTGCAGGAAAAACCAGTGTGTTAGAAATGATCGCCCAAGCCCGAATATTCCCTCGAGGGTCTGGGGAGATGATGACACGTTCCCCTGTTAAG GTAACTCTTAGTGAAGGTCCCCACCATGTGGCTTTATTCAAAGATAGCTCTCGGGAGTTTGATCTGACAAAGGAAGAGGAT CTTGCAGCTTTGAGAAATGAAATAGAAATCAGAATGAGAAATAGCGTGAAGGAAGGGTGCACTGTTAGCACTGAG ACCATCTCCTTAAGTGTGAAAGGCCCTGGTTTGCAGAGAATGGTATTGGTTGATTTACCTGGAGTCATTAGT ACTGTGACATCTGGTATGGCTCCAGATACGAAAGAAACGATCTTCAGCATCAGCAAGGCCTACATGCAGAATCCTAATGCCATCATCCTTTGTATTCAAG ATGGGTCAGTGGATGCAGAACGCAGTATTGTCACAGACTTAGTCAGCCAAATGGATCCCCAAGGAAAAAGGACGATTTTTGTGTTGACTAAAGTTGATCTTGCTGAGAAAAATACGGCTAGCCCAAGCAGA atcCAGCAAATAATTGAAGGCAAACTCTTCCCAATGAAAGCTTTGGgttattttgctgttgttacTGGAAAAG gaaacagcagtgaaagcATTGAATCGATTAAAGAATATGAAGAGgaattttttcaaaattcaaagCTGTTAAA GACATGTATGCTGAAGGCACACCAGGTAACAACAAAGAACTTAAGTCTTGCTGTGTCAGATTGCTTTTGGAAAATGGTGAGAGAGTCTGTGGAACAGCAAGCAGATGCTTTTAAAG CCACACGTTTCAATCTTGAGACTGAATGGAAGAACAATTACCCCCGGTTGCGAGAGCTTGACAGG AATGAACtgtttgaaaaagcaaagaatgagATTCTTGATGAAGTCATAAGTTTGACTCAGGTGACACCAAAGCACTG GGAGGAGATTCTTCAGAAAACTTTATGGGAGAGGGTATCTACTCATGTGATTGAGAATATCTACCTTCCAGCAGCACAGACTATGAACTCAGGGACATTTAACACCACTGTGGACATCAAATTGAAGCAGTGGACTGACAAGCAACTGCCTAATAAAGCAGTAGAG GTGGCATGGGAGACTTTGCAAGAAGAATTCTCCCGTTTCATGacagaacaaaaaggaaaagaacatgaTGATATCTTTGATAAACTGAAACAAGCTGTCAAAGAAGAAACTATTAAACGACACAAATGGAATGAGAGAGCGGAGGATAGCCTG CGAGTGATCCAGCACAATGCCTTAGAAGATCGGTCAATATCTGATAAGCAGCAGTGGGATGCAGCTATTCATTTCATGGAAGAGACTCTCCAAAGTCGTCTCAAAGACA cTGAATCTGTTATTGAAGATATGGTGGGTccagactggaaaaaaaggtggTTATACTGGATAGGCCGCACCAAAGAAcag AATATTCGTAACGAAACAAGAAATGAACTTGAGAAATTAATCAAATGCAATGAAGAACATGCAGCTTATCTGGCAAATGATGAAGTGACGACTGTCAGAAAGAATCTTGAAGCAAGAGGAGTAACAGTGGACTCATGTCTG ATTAAAGACACATGGCACCAAATTTATAGAAGGTACTTCCTGAAGACTGCTTTGAACCACTGCAATCTATGTCGAAGAGGCTTCTATTATTATCAGAGGCATTTTGTGGACTCAGAG CTCGAATGTAATGATATTGTCCTCTTCTGGCGAATACAGCGAATGCTGGCAATTACAGCAAATACGCTGAGGCAGCAGCTTACCAACACTGAAG tAAGGCGCTTGGAGAAGAATGTAAAGGAAGTGCTTGAAGATTTTGCTGAAGACAATGAAAAAAAGGTGAAGCTCCTAACTGGCAAGAGGGTCCAGCTGGCAGAGGATCTCA
- the OPA1 gene encoding dynamin-like GTPase OPA1, mitochondrial isoform X6, giving the protein MHAVSLNITSESVMDTGSPGETAFRATDQGYDNDKEYKKGLLGELILLQQQIQQHEEEARRAAGQYNMGPSQQKRKVSDKEKIDQLQEELLRTQLKYQRMLERLEKENKELRKLVLQRDDKGIHQRKLKKSLIDMYSEVLDILSDYDASYNTQDHLPRVVVVGDQSAGKTSVLEMIAQARIFPRGSGEMMTRSPVKVTLSEGPHHVALFKDSSREFDLTKEEDLAALRNEIEIRMRNSVKEGCTVSTETISLSVKGPGLQRMVLVDLPGVISTVTSGMAPDTKETIFSISKAYMQNPNAIILCIQDGSVDAERSIVTDLVSQMDPQGKRTIFVLTKVDLAEKNTASPSRIQQIIEGKLFPMKALGYFAVVTGKGNSSESIESIKEYEEEFFQNSKLLKTCMLKAHQVTTKNLSLAVSDCFWKMVRESVEQQADAFKATRFNLETEWKNNYPRLRELDRNELFEKAKNEILDEVISLTQVTPKHWEEILQKTLWERVSTHVIENIYLPAAQTMNSGTFNTTVDIKLKQWTDKQLPNKAVEVAWETLQEEFSRFMTEQKGKEHDDIFDKLKQAVKEETIKRHKWNERAEDSLRVIQHNALEDRSISDKQQWDAAIHFMEETLQSRLKDTESVIEDMVGPDWKKRWLYWIGRTKEQNIRNETRNELEKLIKCNEEHAAYLANDEVTTVRKNLEARGVTVDSCLIKDTWHQIYRRYFLKTALNHCNLCRRGFYYYQRHFVDSELECNDIVLFWRIQRMLAITANTLRQQLTNTEVRRLEKNVKEVLEDFAEDNEKKVKLLTGKRVQLAEDLKKVREIQEKLEAFIEALHQEK; this is encoded by the exons ATGCATGCCGTTTCATTGAATATCACGTCTGAGAGTGTTATGGACACAG GTTCTCCAGGAGAAACAGCATTCAGAGCTACTGACCAGGGGTATGACAATGACAAAGAGTACAAGAAG GGCCTGCTTGGTGAACTCATTCTGTTACAACAACAAATCCAGCAGCATGAAGAGGAAGCACGCAGAGCCGCTGGCCAATATAACATGGGCCCTTCCCAGCAGAAGCGAAAG gtTTCTGACAAAGAGAAGATTGATCAACTTCAGGAAGAACTTCTGCGCACTCAG CTCAAATACCAAAGAATGCTTGAGCGATTAGAGAAGGAGAACAAAGAATTAAGGAAATTGGTACTGCAAAGAGATGACAAGGGAATTCATCAGAGGAAGTTAAAG AAATCCTTGATTGATATGTATTCTGAAGTACTTGACATCCTGTCTGATTATGACGCCAGTTATAACACTCAAGATCACCTACCTCGA GTGGTGGTGGTTGGAGATCAAAGTGCAGGAAAAACCAGTGTGTTAGAAATGATCGCCCAAGCCCGAATATTCCCTCGAGGGTCTGGGGAGATGATGACACGTTCCCCTGTTAAG GTAACTCTTAGTGAAGGTCCCCACCATGTGGCTTTATTCAAAGATAGCTCTCGGGAGTTTGATCTGACAAAGGAAGAGGAT CTTGCAGCTTTGAGAAATGAAATAGAAATCAGAATGAGAAATAGCGTGAAGGAAGGGTGCACTGTTAGCACTGAG ACCATCTCCTTAAGTGTGAAAGGCCCTGGTTTGCAGAGAATGGTATTGGTTGATTTACCTGGAGTCATTAGT ACTGTGACATCTGGTATGGCTCCAGATACGAAAGAAACGATCTTCAGCATCAGCAAGGCCTACATGCAGAATCCTAATGCCATCATCCTTTGTATTCAAG ATGGGTCAGTGGATGCAGAACGCAGTATTGTCACAGACTTAGTCAGCCAAATGGATCCCCAAGGAAAAAGGACGATTTTTGTGTTGACTAAAGTTGATCTTGCTGAGAAAAATACGGCTAGCCCAAGCAGA atcCAGCAAATAATTGAAGGCAAACTCTTCCCAATGAAAGCTTTGGgttattttgctgttgttacTGGAAAAG gaaacagcagtgaaagcATTGAATCGATTAAAGAATATGAAGAGgaattttttcaaaattcaaagCTGTTAAA GACATGTATGCTGAAGGCACACCAGGTAACAACAAAGAACTTAAGTCTTGCTGTGTCAGATTGCTTTTGGAAAATGGTGAGAGAGTCTGTGGAACAGCAAGCAGATGCTTTTAAAG CCACACGTTTCAATCTTGAGACTGAATGGAAGAACAATTACCCCCGGTTGCGAGAGCTTGACAGG AATGAACtgtttgaaaaagcaaagaatgagATTCTTGATGAAGTCATAAGTTTGACTCAGGTGACACCAAAGCACTG GGAGGAGATTCTTCAGAAAACTTTATGGGAGAGGGTATCTACTCATGTGATTGAGAATATCTACCTTCCAGCAGCACAGACTATGAACTCAGGGACATTTAACACCACTGTGGACATCAAATTGAAGCAGTGGACTGACAAGCAACTGCCTAATAAAGCAGTAGAG GTGGCATGGGAGACTTTGCAAGAAGAATTCTCCCGTTTCATGacagaacaaaaaggaaaagaacatgaTGATATCTTTGATAAACTGAAACAAGCTGTCAAAGAAGAAACTATTAAACGACACAAATGGAATGAGAGAGCGGAGGATAGCCTG CGAGTGATCCAGCACAATGCCTTAGAAGATCGGTCAATATCTGATAAGCAGCAGTGGGATGCAGCTATTCATTTCATGGAAGAGACTCTCCAAAGTCGTCTCAAAGACA cTGAATCTGTTATTGAAGATATGGTGGGTccagactggaaaaaaaggtggTTATACTGGATAGGCCGCACCAAAGAAcag AATATTCGTAACGAAACAAGAAATGAACTTGAGAAATTAATCAAATGCAATGAAGAACATGCAGCTTATCTGGCAAATGATGAAGTGACGACTGTCAGAAAGAATCTTGAAGCAAGAGGAGTAACAGTGGACTCATGTCTG ATTAAAGACACATGGCACCAAATTTATAGAAGGTACTTCCTGAAGACTGCTTTGAACCACTGCAATCTATGTCGAAGAGGCTTCTATTATTATCAGAGGCATTTTGTGGACTCAGAG CTCGAATGTAATGATATTGTCCTCTTCTGGCGAATACAGCGAATGCTGGCAATTACAGCAAATACGCTGAGGCAGCAGCTTACCAACACTGAAG tAAGGCGCTTGGAGAAGAATGTAAAGGAAGTGCTTGAAGATTTTGCTGAAGACAATGAAAAAAAGGTGAAGCTCCTAACTGGCAAGAGGGTCCAGCTGGCAGAGGATCTCA